TTTTGATTATCCCATTGATACCTTTCTTCCTGGTATGAAATTAGGTGTGAACCATAGGAATGGCCACATCTGGTCTCTTTCGTCATGGTCAAGTGTCTTAGACCCAGCTCCAGGGTCTCTCACCCTTGATTGGGACCCCAACCAAGGGCAACTGAAACTGAGGCGAAAAGGGGTTATTTTTTGGACTAGCGGAGTCTTAAATTCAGATGGGAGATTTGAATATATATCATCCGATAAATCGATGATGAAATATAAATTTAGCGTtgtttcaaatgaaaatgaagactACGTTACTTACACTGCTGCAGAAGGTGGCTCTTCACAAGAGTTGGTGTTGTACACCACTGGGTCACTGTATCAGTATAGTGTACAACGTGATGTTGCACAAGCAGGAAAATGTGATGGCTATAACACTGAGGGAGGATGCGTGAGAATTTGGTGGTGAATTTAAGCTCAAAAATGGTTCTTTTGAACCAAGCAATATCACTAATACTTCACGAGACCCCTACTGGTTTGGTAGTAGTAATACTGATTGTAAGGCTACTTGTTGGCAAAACTGTGACTGCCTTGGATTCGATTTCCCAATATCTGATAATCACACTACTGGATGCCGATTTTGGAGTGTAGACAGTCGGTTCGTTGAAAACATCACCGGCTCGGGTACTACAAATGGGAGTTTTGTTTTGCCAAGAAAATCAAGCACGCCAACAAAATCTTCATCTCAAAATTTTATCGGTAACTCTGGACTCTAGCTACGCACATATATTCATTCTTCTCAAGATACATGTCATGtagaaacaaatgaaaaactTCAACTACAAATTTAACAACTCCTTCGGTTTAGGATGTCGGCTGTTCGGTAATCATATTCGTTtgtagttttttgttttcatttttttgtgctagtcatttatttgtttaattcaattagGTAGACTTGTTTAACTGACAAATCAACAAGCTgatgtatatgtatatttcattatcatatattttttttattttagctcATACTAGATTCAAGAATATGTATATATGGAGAAACATGGCTAATTAATATTCTGCATGCAGCACGTGTCCCAGTGCTCTACTTGTAGCGTTGAGTTGCATATTGTATCAGCTAAAACgaagaaaattttcactttCAGGTATCAAATTCTGTAAGCATAATAAGACGTTCTTGTTTGACAGAGTTTCACATATCTGCAAGAAACATTAGTTGCACAGAATTTGGTTGGTAAAAGTCCTATCAGTTTCTAATGGGATTGGTAAAAGGCCTATGACTGGCTAATGAGATAGTTAGTCACTGATATGTCATTTACCCCCTTGTTCTGTACTAGAGTTGATGACTATTGTTTACTTGTAGTGCCTTTAACCAGCATTTTCCGCAATTGAAATGTTTAACTTAATTTCTACTCTAAAACTAAACATGTAGATGAGAACGGGAGAAAGATTCAGAATGAATTGCTTAACTTCATGAGATCTAATAGACGTCATGATCATGGTCGTGTGTTTCAAAATTATGGAAAGATGGGGCATTCTAAATTAAGTGCATTTAGCTATCCATCTGTCTTGGCTGCCACTTGCAACTTCTCTGAAGAAAACAAACTCGGGCAAGGGGGCTTTGGTCCTGTTTATAAGGTAACGCTTTAAATGGTACAAAGTGTATTTTTGGTTTATATTAACTGATAAATATATTGTTTCAGGGAAAATTGGTAACGGGACAAGAGATAGCAGTAAAGAGGCTTTCAAAATGTTCAGGACAAGGAACATTGGAGTTCAAGAATGAATTAATACTCATATCTGAACTCCAACATATGAACCTTGTTCAGCTCTTCGGATTTTGCATTCATGGTGAAGAGAGGATGCTGATATATGAGTACATGCCAAACAAAAGTTTGGACAACTTCTTATTTGGTAACTGGGAACTAATTAGAACTACATTAATTTAGCATTTGATTTCCTTTGTTCGAACTTTTTATTCATTGAATCTTCCTTGATCTTACAGATTGTACCAGAGCTCTACTAGATTGGAAGAGGCGTTTCAGTATAATTGAAGGAATAGCTCAAGGATTGCTTTACTTGCACAAATACTCGAGAATGAGGGTAATTCATAGAGATTTGAAACCTAGTAACATAttacttgatgaaaatatgaaccccaaaatatcagattttggtATGGCAAGGATTTTCAACTATAATGAATTGGAAGCAAATACTGGTAGGATTGTTGGGACACGGTAAGGACGCAATGCTTGCTTTCATTCTTATCACATGTTTGCTTTTGGATACATGAAATGCAATTTTATAGAATTTTATAGATGCGTAcacaaaaacatatatattttacctttccttcttcacttggtGCAGTGGTTACATGTCTCCCGAATACGCCATGGAGGGgatattttcaataaaatctGATGTCTTCAGTTTTGGGGTGTTAATGCTCGAAATCATAAGTGGCAGGAAAAACAACAGCTTCTACAATGATGAGCGTGTGCTAAATTTAGTTGGATATGTACGTAATACAAACCTCTGCTTTTAGTTCTTTATTCTTCTCCTTTGAGGTGACCGGGTTGATAAGAACTTCAGTGCGGACTTTCGTGACATATGGCTGGTTGAGTAGCATGTATCGTCCCGTTAGGATTTGTCAGATGTTGAAGAATTTTAACGATAACAAAATAGGTCACTCAACCTGTCACATGACGGAAGTTCCCAAAGCGGTTTTTCTCATGAGGTTCGGTCATGATGGTATCCTAATTAAGTCATCATAACTCATATTGTTTCAGACATGGGAGCTATGGAAAGAAGGCGCAGGGATAGAACTAATGGATCCAACACTAAAGGATTCCTGTATTCAGGATCAATTTCTTAGATGCATCCATGTCGGTCTACTATGCGTGGAGGAAAATGCAGGTGAACGGCCGACCATCTCCAATGTGATATCTATGTTGACAAATGAAAGTGTGGCATTACCTATGCCAACAAAGCCAGCATTTTTCACAGAAAGAAATCATGTGGCCGGTGGAAAGGAGCCAGAAGATATGTCGATAAATTGTTTGTCCAAGTCCGAAATGGTTGCGCGTTGAAGGTTGTGGCTTGGTTTTATATACTTGCAAGAGCTGTCTCAGTTCATTTTTATCACCACTCTTGAGTGGTAGTAAGCTCACCATCCTATTAATTACTATTAAATGAGTTAGATTTTATTTATCTATTATACAAATCATACGAAGGGGATTCTATGCAATTTATGCAGTCAAAGGAAGTTGTGTGACAATAAGACTCCAAGTTTTCCAAGAATTTTAACATATGTTGGTTTTCTCCTTTCTCtaaataaaaagtaatttagttgttttttttttttcacttataagcGGTGAGAGTCTTTGGTTTGACTTTTGTGGGTAGCGAGTTTGCACTAAATTATTATGACGAGACTATTATGTGGCTTAATCCAAATCTCCTACACTGTTAATctttttttggtatttaaacaaaaaaatcgtGTGACATTATCTGGCATAAGGATGGGTCAAATGGTCTCCCTCACATTCTTCGACCTGCCAAAActtattagaaaagaaaagaaacttctCAACAATGGGGATTACATGGAAaaaatgttagggagatcaTGTTCTTAACGATTTAAAGAAGGAATCCAAGCAACAACGGTAACATCATGTAATctacaaaatatagtttaagTATATAGTCTCTCTAATATTACCCTTCCATGTAGCCAAAACCTCAAAGAAATAATACAGTAAAAGTTTAACAACTTAATTGAAATTATTTCAGTAGATGCCTTGTCGAATTCGGATTTTGGTGCGCGTTAAGGGTATCAATCATGCTTGGTGTGACTCAGCTAAATATACTTGTCAAGTACGGTTCTCTGGTTTATTTATTACTACctgatattattgttttttctttcttccacaAATGCGTTAATTCCATCTCTTTCAAGTACAGTTCTCTGGTTTATTTATTACTGCctgatattattgttttttctttcttccacaAATGCGTTAATTCCATCTCTTTCAAAGAAGAGGTCAACCAGTGTACTGATGAAGAAAGAAACCAATGAGAAAGTTCAGAGGCGGGAGTAGGTGGGTATTGTGACTTGCGCAGAAAGAAAGGAGGTGGTCATTGTTCTAAATGCAAGTTATATTCTAaccaaaattaatagaaaatccTTGCTGTCAAAATACTTAAATCAGTAAGTCAAAAGTCtttctttgaattttgaatgaaaacaGAAGTCTTCCggtaattgtaaaaaaattatgtagttCCAAGGTGTTTGCTAAACTCACACGCCTCTTaatcgtgtttttttttttaagccaaGTTTTTCATTGTCTTGTGGTCATTCATGGCTACATGTGTGATGATGAAGAACTCAATTTTCTTGATCATTTTTGCATGCTTGTGGGCTTGTCATGATGCAAGGGACACATTGGCACCGGGGGACACACTTGATTCCTCGAGTTCCTTAAAATCTGCATCGGCAAAGTTCACATTGTCTTTCGTTGAGCAACTGTATTCCAACTTCACCTATTTAGTCATAAGTCGCAATAAATACAATCCAAACAAAGCTTGGATTGGCAACAGAAACAGACCtatttcatcatcttcatctccACTTCTTACCTTGGATTGGAATTACACATTGAAGATTACTCAAACGGGTGAAGATCCAATTGTCATCTGCTCTGCTCCACAAACTAGTAATGGTACTAGTAGCGGTGTTGTGGCTACCCTTTTAGATTCTGGCAATCTTGTACTGCAAGAAATGAATGGATCGAGGGTTTTTTGGCAAAGTTTTGATTATCCAGGAGACACATTTTTACCGGGTATGAAGTTAGGTGTCAACCGCAGTGATGGCCACATCTGGTCACTTGTATCATATGTAGATACCTACAACCCGGCTCCAGGGCCTTTCAGTCTTGTTTGGGACCCGAATGAACAtgaattgaaaatcaataaaagtggcgTGCTTTATTGGACTGGTGGAGTCTTAAGATCAGATGGAacatttgaatttattttgcCTAATGTGTCCAAGCAGAGGTACAATTTTAGCATTGTATCTAACGAAAATTATGGCTACCTCACTTACACTTCTGTAGGTGATCAGAGTCTTGAACCAGAATGGGTGCTATACAGTAGTGGGATACTTCAGGAATATGAAGAACGGATGGATATTGTACAAGCACAGAACTGTGACGGCTATGACACCGGTGGAGGGTGCGTCCGAAGGTTCCAGTCAACGAAATCCTCTGGCACAAAAATTGGTAACCATGCAAGTCCAAATTCATACCACTTGATATATATTCATCCAAAAATTGAAGATAATTAATGCATACATGCATACATTTCTTGTGTGTTACACTGATTGCATATGTTGGTAGCTAATTGTTTATGATGCAGCAGATAAATGGGTTTGGATTGGCACTTCTATAGCTGCTGCTCTAGTGCTTTGCACCGCATACTATCTACTTCGACGAAGAAGATCAGCCCTTGCATCAGCTGGTATATTTCTTTAAATCATGTGCACCAGTAAGACAGGATTATTATTCACATCTTTGACTATTGTTGTCTCCATTGAAACTTTAATTTCTTATAATTGACCTGTATAGGTGAGAACCGGACAGAGATTGAGAACGAAATGCTTAACTTCATGAAATCTAATCGACCTACTGATGATGTTAATGGTCTCCGAAATGATGGAAAGATAGGACATCATGATTTAAGCGTTTTTAGCTATTCAACCATCTTGGCTGCCACAAGCAACTTTGCTGAAGAAAACAAGCTAGGAGAAGGAGGGTTTGGACCGGTTTTTGAGGTAacattttgaaaaaacaaaaatttctgCTTCTAATTCAAAAGCTgtagaaaaaatttaaaaaaaaaaggaattagcTTCATTTACCTAAAGATGACAGCAAAAACATGATATGGATTATCAATTCAGGGGAAATTGGCGATGGGACAAGAAATAGCTGTGAAGAGGCTTTCGAAATGTTCAGGGCAAGGAACATCAGAATTCAAGAATGAACTGATACTTATATATGAACTCCAACATCGAAACCTGGTTCAGCTTTTCGGATTTTGCATTCATGGCGAAGAGATGATGTTGATATATGAGTATCTGCAGAACAAAAGTTTGGACCACTTTTTATTTGGTGAGGAACCAAGATACTTGATTTCATTTGTTAAATTTGCTATCTGACTTTTATTTTACTGTCAAAGTTCATATATTACTACTATTAATAATATTAGTCCTACTTAACTCTACACATTGGACAGATCCAACCAGAGGTCTACTACTAGATTGGAAGAAGCGTTTAAGCATTCTCGAAGGAATTGCTCAAGGGTTGCTTTACCTGCACAAATACTCAAGAAAGAAAGTAATTCATAGAGATTTAAAAGCTAGTAACATACTACTTGATGAaaacatgaacccaaaaatttcagattttggtCTGGCAAGGATTTTCACCCAAAATGAATTGGAAGCAAACACTAACAAGATTGTCGGGACACGGTAAGTATTTCTGCATCACATTGACATGGTCTTCCCCTTTTGATTGCTAAACACACATTTTTGCAGATAAGTATACTGactattttatctttttcatttGGTGCAGTGGTTACATGCCTCCAGAGTCCATGGAGGGAATTATTTCTGTTAAGTCCGATGTCTACAGTTTCGGGGTATTGATGCTTGAAATCATAAGTGGAAGGAAAAACAACAGCTTCTACAATGACGATCGCGCGCTCAATTTAGTAGGATATGTATGACAAACAAATATCTCTCTTAAAATTTATaatcatatttttcttctttagaATGAAATGCAATCCTTGTTCTTCAGGCATGGGAGTTATGGAAAGAAGGTGCAGGGCTAGAATTAAGGGATCCAACATTAGGAAATTCGTTTATTAAAGAGCAACTGTTAAGATGCATCCATGTCGGTCTGCTTTGCGTAGAAGAAAATGCAGCAGATCGGCCCACCATGTCTGATGTTATATCTATGCTGACAAATGAAAGCTTACCATTAGCATCACCAACAAAGCCAGCATTTTTTGTTGGAAGGAGAACGGTGGAGGCTGGTATAAGTGGGAATCAGCAACTTGAAATTGCTTCAGCAaactgttgaataagaagagtatccaagataactctaatgatcccaagaagaagaaaatagagcacactcttaaagaaagctcacaaaacaaactaattagcaaagcttttcttatttagctctaggctttgtttttccttggatgatatacaatgcttgaggacttgggtatttatagcaaaccaaatgaaagctacaccacacacttacttcacctacaacatccacctacttcacctacaacctccacttacttcaccaacctcacacacttacttcacctacaacatccacctacttcacctacaattgacattgattctcaacactccccctcaatgtcagctctcattctttgcactgtgctgagcagacagcgaaaattttcgagcttgcctgtacttaaacttttttgtgaacaagtccgcaacttgatcattcgtcttgacctgtctcatctcaatctcttcttgtagaaccttttctctgataaagtggtagtgcacttccacatgtttagttcttgcatgaaagactggattttccgccaagcgaattgccgattggttatcacagtacaatggtactggataatctactagttgatgtagatcactcatcaactgtaccagccatgcattctcttgagctgccattgctgctgctctatactctgcttctgtggttgacaaagataccgttggctgtctcttgctacaccaagagatggttccagaaccaagcttaaacacatacccagttgttgatctcctggtgtcatgatctcccgcatagtcagcatcacagtaaccaactaacttgcagtcttcacctttcttgtacaaaagaccatagtcaattgtactcttcacatatcttagtattcgtcgaactgcttccaagtgaggcttctttggattttgcatgtaccgactcatcacaccaactgcataagaaatgtcaggtcgagtcaaggttaagtagatcagactacctaccaattgtcgatacatcgtcgcatcttccaaatcttttccttcatgtgcactcattttgacatttggctccatcggcgtagagatcagcttgcattcgagcattccgaacctcttcaataaatctttggaatacttctgttgacagagaaatattccttcttgtgtgcgatcaatctctagaccaaggaaatgcttgagttgaccaagttccttcatctggaaacggactgataaattctccttcgtctgaagaatttctgcctcatcatcaccggttatgattaagtcatccacatacactagcacgatagctagctttccttcattggtttgacaaacaagctggaatctgcaggtgttactgaataaccactttgtgttagaaactctgcaatcttaccgtaccatgctcttggtgcttgtttcaaaccgtaaagtgttttccttaacttgcacacgtactcaggatgagcttcgcttttaaagcccattggctgcatcatgtagatctcccgatctaactctccatgcaagaaagcattcttcacatccatctgccacagattccagtctttgttggctgcaagtgcaagtaagactcgtactgttgtaagcttcaccactggactaaacgtttcatcatagtctagtccgtactgttgagagaaaccacgagctaccaatcgtgccttgtacctctcgattgacccatctggacgacgctttatcttgtaaacccacttgcaggatatgggtttcacatctcttgactttggcacgagatcctaagtctgattttgctgaagtgcatcaagctcttctttcatagctgtcatccactcagaactctgcgatgcttcttcgaacgtctcaggttctgttgcagttgtttcttcaattatggttGCATTGgtgtatttgggatttggccttcgtgttcttgttgaccttcggagttgagattgtggagttgattcttctgtttcactcggcccaccttcttcgtttggttgttgatacacgccagtttgccaaggattctgagccactctttgttcgacatcatcgccatttggatctcctgattcatctgaacttggttggagttggatagtatgctcccccatcttctgttgcagcttttctccaaattctctagagtctggtagcacctccttctctgatgaccaccaagaagacgcttcatcaaacaccacatctcgtgaagtgtaacatcttccacttgttggatcgcaacatttccatcccttgtattcagatagattttgcagcttttgtttatcacccgtcatatgatttgagcagcccgaatctacgatccaatcatttttgtagtcaatgcgttctggtgttgttaccgtgagggctaattcttcttcttcctccgtagcgaataatgcttcagcatcccagccatcttcactattctccttcgaactggaagtagcagtattactttcaacaggctctttcttggtccaacaatctttcgccatgtggcccatcttcccgcagttgtaacacttgccactaaactttttactattaccgcgattcttccaagctcccccagaacaagagcctccatttccttggtgactttgcaccttttctccatcctttttagatccactaccagtgtaccgcttgaaggtgcctttgcttttgttggtgtagagcgcttcctcttcactcttcagtgagactcctcccatttgcttggccatagcttcttgacctgcaagcaaattttcaaactcaacaagcgatggttgtgtcggccatccttgtatagcggcaatgaaccctcgatattcgggtctcaaaccatggataattattctcttcatcctggtttccccaataggagctgttggatct
This genomic stretch from Pyrus communis chromosome 2, drPyrComm1.1, whole genome shotgun sequence harbors:
- the LOC137724689 gene encoding G-type lectin S-receptor-like serine/threonine-protein kinase At1g67520, with product MATCVMMKNSIFLIIFACLWACHDARDTLAPGDTLDSSSSLKSASAKFTLSFVEQLYSNFTYLVISRNKYNPNKAWIGNRNRPISSSSSPLLTLDWNYTLKITQTGEDPIVICSAPQTSNGTSSGVVATLLDSGNLVLQEMNGSRVFWQSFDYPGDTFLPGMKLGVNRSDGHIWSLVSYVDTYNPAPGPFSLVWDPNEHELKINKSGVLYWTGGVLRSDGTFEFILPNVSKQRYNFSIVSNENYGYLTYTSVGDQSLEPEWVLYSSGILQEYEERMDIVQAQNCDGYDTGGGCVRRFQSTKSSGTKIDKWVWIGTSIAAALVLCTAYYLLRRRRSALASAGENRTEIENEMLNFMKSNRPTDDVNGLRNDGKIGHHDLSVFSYSTILAATSNFAEENKLGEGGFGPVFEGKLAMGQEIAVKRLSKCSGQGTSEFKNELILIYELQHRNLVQLFGFCIHGEEMMLIYEYLQNKSLDHFLFDPTRGLLLDWKKRLSILEGIAQGLLYLHKYSRKKVIHRDLKASNILLDENMNPKISDFGLARIFTQNELEANTNKIVGTRGYMPPESMEGIISVKSDVYSFGVLMLEIISGRKNNSFYNDDRALNLVGYAWELWKEGAGLELRDPTLGNSFIKEQLLRCIHVGLLCVEENAADRPTMSDVISMLTNESLPLASPTKPAFFVGRRTVEAGISGNQQLEIASANC